One genomic region from Nymphaea colorata isolate Beijing-Zhang1983 chromosome 10, ASM883128v2, whole genome shotgun sequence encodes:
- the LOC116263278 gene encoding amino acid transporter AVT6D-like — protein sequence MAPVQQEGKLVAPLLPRAADDGAATCSGRRVDGEGASFQGAVLNLSTTIIGAGIMSIPATVKVLGVVPAMLVILVVAFLSDVSIEFLLRFTDAGTSTSYSGVMSESFGRLGRLILQMCVAITTMGTTTVYLIIIGDVLSGCMSEGSVNVGLLQEWFGTRWWNTREWALLFTCLLILLPLVSFRRVDSLKFSSGLSVLLAVVFVFASAAMALMALFTGRTEKPSLFPKITDRSSVFKLFTTMPVLVSAFTCHFNVHHIKIELRKPSQMNAVARSSLLLCTIIYGATGFFGYLLFGEETMGDILSNFNADSDSSPLSVLLKDVVRLSYAVHLMLVFPLLNFSLRINVDELLFVKVKKPLALDTRRFGIITVSLLASIYLIAISIPTIWIVFQFIGSTTAVSIAFIFPGAIVLRDVNTISRRRDMMLATTMIVVAAISSIIAITSNVMDFTKKVDAI from the exons atggcgCCGGTGCAGCAGGAAGGGAAGTTGGTGGCCCCGCTGCTGCCGAGGGCGGCGGACGACGGAGCGGCGACCTGCTCCGGGAGACGCGTTGATGGCGAAGGCGCGTCGTTTCAGGGAGCGGTGCTTAACCTGTCGACCACCATCATCGGGGCGGGGATCATGTCCATCCCGGCCACCGTCAAGGTGCTCGGGGTTGTTCCCGCCATGCTCGTCATCCTCGTCGTCGCCTTCCTGTCCGACGTCTCCATCGAGTTCCTGCTCCGCTTCACCGATGCCGGCACATCCACCTCATACTCCGGCGTCATGTCCGAGTCCTTCGGTCGCCTCGGCCGCCTGATCCTGCAGATGTGCGTCGCCATAACCACCATGGGAACCACGACAGTTTACCTCATCATAATCG GTGATGTGCTATCGGGGTGTATGAGCGAGGGCTCGGTGAATGTGGGTCTGCTGCAGGAGTGGTTCGGGACACGTTGGTGGAACACCAGAGAGTGGGCCTTGCTTTTCACCTGTCTTTTGATTCTCCTTCCCCTCGTTTCTTTTAGGAGAGTAG ATTCTCTGAAGTTTAGTTCGGGGTTATCAGTGCTTCTAGCAGTAGTCTTTGTGTTCGCAAGCGCAGCAATGGCCCTAATGGCTCTGTTCACAGGGAGGACAGAGAAGCCGAGTCTGTTTCCTAAGATCACAGACCGATCCTCCGTTTTTAAGCTGTTCACCACCATGCCTGTTCTTGTTAGTGCCTTCACTTGCCATTTcaatg TTCATCACATAAAGATCGAACTGAGAAAGCCATCGCAGATGAACGCCGTAGCACGCTCATCACTTCTTCTATGCACAATCATTTACGGAGCCACCGGATTCTTTGGCTACCTTCTCTTTGGAGAAGAAACTATGGGAGACATTCTCTCCAACTTCAATGCCGACTCCGATTCGTCGCCGCTGTCCGTATTGCTCAAGGATGTTGTCAGGTTGAGCTATGCAGTCCATCTGATGCTGGTGTTTCCCCTCCTGAACTTCTCTCTGAGGATCAACGTTGACGAACTCCTCTTCGTCAAGGTGAAGAAGCCTCTTGCCCTTGACACGAGGCGTTTTGGAATCATCACGGTCTCTCTGCTTGCCTCCATATACTTGATAGCTATATCCATACCCACCATATGGATTGTTTTCCAATTTATCGGCTCAACGACGGCGGTCTCCATCGCTTTCATCTTCCCTGGTGCAATCGTTCTGAG GGACGTCAATACCATATCAAGAAGAAGAGATATGATGTTGGCAACCACCATGATCGTTGTTGCTGCAATCTCCAGTATCATCGCCATAACAAGCAATGTGATGGATTTCACAAAAAAAGTTGATGCCATCTGA